TGAAGAAGATGCTCCGCGAGATCGAGACTACCAAGCGCCGTGTCAACGCCCTTGAGTTCAAGCTCCTGCCGGAACTCTACGAGAATCAGGAGTACATCGAGCAGAAACTCGAGGAACAGGAACGCGAGGAGACGTTCCGTCTGAAGAAGATCAAGGAGAAGAAGGAAGCCGAAGAAAAGGCAGAGCGAGAGGCCGAGGAAGCCGCCGACGCCGAGGAAGCCGAAGCAAAACAGGAGGAACTCGAGGACATTCAGCCGGATACCGCCGCACAGTCGCCCGCGGCCAACCAGTAAGCGCGCTGACTGCCTCGCCGTCGATCGACCGGACATCCATCCACGACTTCGATCCCGATGGCCTGCTCCGAATGCGATTCGCCCGCGATTTCGTTTTCCGTTCCGGAGGCGTACCGCACGGACGCGCCGTCGGCCGCCGCCGTCGTTTCGTTCTGTACGCACTGTCTGACCCTCGAGCCGGCCTCACAGGCAGACCACGACAGAACTGACGAGGCGACGACACTCACCGATCCCGATTTCTCACGCGTTAGCGACGCGTTCCCCACCAAGCCCGAACGTGCGATCCCGCTCGCGCTGGCACTCGGCCTGTGCTCATCGCTCGCGACGAATCGCACTGCGATCGAACTGTTACTCAGGGAGGTCGAAAGGGCCGGTGGAGACCCGCTCCTGGTGCTCGAACGACTCAGCGCCGATCCGTCGGTCGAGCCGGCGATCGACCTTGAGCGGCGGACCCATCAGCTCGAACAGTTGCTCTATTGAATTGCGACGATACGTCAAAAAGCGAGTTGTAGTTAGTTACCGACGGCACGCAGCAGTCGAACGCGAGAATCGAATACGGCGTCCCGGCTATTTCCCAGTCGGCCGCACGTTGTTGCTGATCGCCCGTTTCACCTGCAGGGCCGCACTCGCCGCGAGCCCGCGAGCGACTTCGTCGCGTTCGTCGGCGGTGATGACCTCCTCGGCGGCCGCCGCCTCCTCGAGGTCGGGGGTGAAGCCGGCGGAGACAGCGTGGCCGACCGGCGGTCGGACGGCGACGGTGACTTCCGGGCCGGTCATGCCGTTCGAGACGTCAGCGTCGACGACGTATTCGTTGGGGAGGAACTCGCGCGTGCGGGCGGCGATCCGCGAGACGTCGCGGTGAAGCAATCGTTTCTGTGTGTTCGAGAGGTCAGGAACGTCCGCCGCTGCACGCTGCCCAGCACCAGTCTCGCCCGGTAGCCCTGCGTACGGCGTATTTCCGTTCATGAGAAGTGTGTACCCGTATCAATGGGTCGCCGGTTCAAAAGGGTTCGCTTTGGGTCACTCCGAGAGGATCGGTTCGCTCTCGCCGTAGACCGCGAGTACGACCGCCGTCGTATGCGCTCCCGAATCGGCCTGCCGGCTCTCGACGGCAACTCGCGGGTCGGCGAACGGCCAGTCGCGAAGTTCCTGGCCCGCAGCCAGCCCCTCACGGACCCGGCGTTCAACGTCCTCGCGGTCCATCTCGCCCGCGGTCTCGTAGAATAGGCCCGGGCCGTCGTCGACGGACTGTGCCCACGCCAGCGCCGCGCTCACGCGGCCGGGATCGGCAGTGGTCGCTCGAGCCTCGACAACTGTCAGGCGCTCGCCGGCGGGGCCGAGATCGGGCGCGGTGCCGACGGCCTCGACATCGACGCCCGCCGGGATCACGGAGGAAACCGAGACGAGGTTGTAGTTCTCGACGCCGGCCTCGGCGAGCGCGGCGTCGTAGGAGGCCATCGCCGTGGGTGCCGACGCGGAGCCCCAGACGACTCGAATCGTGCTCATATCCGTCTTCGGGGACGAGCGCCGTAAGGCGTTGCGATTCACCAGCAGCGACGCGTCTTGGCGAATCGCTCCACTCGATTGTCATCGTGAACGAGCGGTATCATTCAGCAGATTAATACGCCTTATCTGCGTTCCTCTAACCAATGAAACGAAGGGGGGATATAGAGGGAACGGTCCCCATTCTGACGGCCGGATGCACGTCACTCGCGAAGACGGATAGCTCCGGTCCGGCGTTCGTCCAAACCGACGAGTGGCCCGCCGACGGATACGACGTGGCGCGGACGGGCGTGAGTCCACAGTCCGACCCGGTTTCGCTCTCGTCGGATCAGCGCTGGTCGGTCGAGATCGGCAGCGAGATACGGTCCACGCCCATCGTCGTCGACGGACGGGTGTACGTCCACGACAGGGGCGCGGGGAAAACGGCCTCCCTCGACGAGCACACCGGAGAAGTGCTGTGGAAGCGGTTCACCGGTGGGAAAGACCCCCTCGCAGCGCCGGCACTCGACGACGAGCGTGTGTACCTGAACGACAGCGGCGACCGGACGGTGCTCGCGCTGGACGCGGAGACGGGTGACACGGAGTGGACCTTTTCGACCGCACACGGGTCTCGTTCGATCGCGTCTGCCGACGGGACCGTCTTCGTCGGCAGCGACGAGGGAGCGGCACTGATCGCTCTCGAGGCCGAGACCGGTCGGGAGCGGTGGTCGGTCGACGTCGGTAGCGAACTCTTCGGGCCGCCGGCGATCGTCGACGGAACCGTCTACGCCGGCTCGACGAATAGCCGCGTGCTCGCGCTGGATGTCGATGACAGCACTGAACACTGGCGGTTCGACGCGAGCGGAGGCGTCGTCGCAGCGCCGACCGTTCGCGACGGCACCGTGTACGTCGGGACACAGAGCGGTATCGTCCACGCGCTCGATCGGGAAACCGGGACGGAACAGTGGCGCAGTAATACCGACGGACTGGGAATGCTGTACCCGTCACCGGCCGTCGACGACGAACTACTGGTTGTCGGGACCTGGAACACGGGCGAGGTTCGAGCGTTCGATCCGCACTCAGGACGCGAGCAGTGGCAG
This genomic stretch from Natrinema sp. SYSU A 869 harbors:
- a CDS encoding DUF6276 family protein, giving the protein MACSECDSPAISFSVPEAYRTDAPSAAAVVSFCTHCLTLEPASQADHDRTDEATTLTDPDFSRVSDAFPTKPERAIPLALALGLCSSLATNRTAIELLLREVERAGGDPLLVLERLSADPSVEPAIDLERRTHQLEQLLY
- a CDS encoding DUF5811 family protein, with product MNGNTPYAGLPGETGAGQRAAADVPDLSNTQKRLLHRDVSRIAARTREFLPNEYVVDADVSNGMTGPEVTVAVRPPVGHAVSAGFTPDLEEAAAAEEVITADERDEVARGLAASAALQVKRAISNNVRPTGK
- a CDS encoding pyruvoyl-dependent arginine decarboxylase, whose translation is MSTIRVVWGSASAPTAMASYDAALAEAGVENYNLVSVSSVIPAGVDVEAVGTAPDLGPAGERLTVVEARATTADPGRVSAALAWAQSVDDGPGLFYETAGEMDREDVERRVREGLAAGQELRDWPFADPRVAVESRQADSGAHTTAVVLAVYGESEPILSE
- a CDS encoding PQQ-binding-like beta-propeller repeat protein gives rise to the protein MKRRGDIEGTVPILTAGCTSLAKTDSSGPAFVQTDEWPADGYDVARTGVSPQSDPVSLSSDQRWSVEIGSEIRSTPIVVDGRVYVHDRGAGKTASLDEHTGEVLWKRFTGGKDPLAAPALDDERVYLNDSGDRTVLALDAETGDTEWTFSTAHGSRSIASADGTVFVGSDEGAALIALEAETGRERWSVDVGSELFGPPAIVDGTVYAGSTNSRVLALDVDDSTEHWRFDASGGVVAAPTVRDGTVYVGTQSGIVHALDRETGTEQWRSNTDGLGMLYPSPAVDDELLVVGTWNTGEVRAFDPHSGREQWQVVDLEQVLSVTSPVIAGDRVYFGSDDGLHAVDPTQASTARSCRRTRRVECNRRPRSSMRRSTSAITRALSTPSRKRSNERRSWSSRLRRSFAVEA